A stretch of Anoplopoma fimbria isolate UVic2021 breed Golden Eagle Sablefish chromosome 4, Afim_UVic_2022, whole genome shotgun sequence DNA encodes these proteins:
- the LOC129090233 gene encoding cytochrome c oxidase assembly protein COX18, mitochondrial isoform X1 — protein sequence MMKMWHSLIQSPVCLFMFQEGVNMLSVGGAVRSGVLQLPVRGVSYRTSPPPGLTCSAPSSARLPAVCCRNLHVRTLSGVGTLSGVGTLSGVGTLSGVGTLSGVGRPSGVGSPSGVGTLSGVGTLSGVGSLLGVGTLSGFRTPSGVRRLSGRADAAGWYSSLSDSAPVHLCETFLVSVQQVSGLPWWLSIIVATLSVRTLVTLPLATYQMVIMAKVEALQAEISELAKRLRYEVSLRAKERSWTEKQSRFHFKKNLRQIVSQLYIRDNCHPFKASLLVWVQLPLWISFSLALRNLSLDQSELQSDLAAGGALWFPDLTLPDLTWILPICLGLTNLLIVEVFSLQRVNPSRFQRIVTNSIRAFSVLMIPIAASVPSSLALYWFTSSLVGFSHNLVLRSPAIHKILNLPTVRSQSPYRDLLSAFISKYCK from the exons atgatgaagatgtggCACTCTTTAATTCAGAGTCCTGTTTGTCTCTTCATGTTTCAGGAGGGGGTCAACATGTTGAGTGTGGGGGGGGCGGTGAGGTCAGGCGTCCTGCAGCTTCCTGTACGAGGAGTCTCGTACAGGACATCACCGCCACCTGGTCTCACCTGTTCTGCACCTTCATCAGCCAGACTCCCTGCAGTCTGCTGTCGCAATTTACACGTAAGGACCCTGTCAGGAGTCGGGACCCTGTCAGGAGTCGGGACCCTGTCAGGAGTCGGGACCCTGTCAGGAGTCGGGACCCTGTCAGGAGTCGGGAGGCCATCAGGAGTCGGGTCGCCATCAGGAGTCGGGACCCTGTCAGGAGTCGGGACCCTGTCAGGAGTCGGGTCACTTTTAGGAGTCGGGACCCTGTCAGGATTCAGGACGCCATCCGGAGTCCGGAGGCTCTCAGGTCGGGCAGATGCAGCCGGCTGGTACAGCAGCCTCTCGGACTCGGCTCCGGTTCACCTGTGTGAAACCTTCCTGGTGAGCGTGCAGCAGGTGAGCGGGCTGCCGTGGTGGCTGAGCATCATTGTTGCTACGCTGTCGGTCAGGACGCTCGTTACTCTGCCGCTCGCCACCTACCAGATGGTCATTATGGCCAAG GTGGAGGCACTGCAGGCAGAGATCTCGGAGCTGGCGAAGAGACTTCGATACGAAGTTTCACTCCGAGCGAAAGAGAGAAGCTGGACGGAGAAACAGAGCCg gttCCATTTCAAGAAGAATCTGCGTCAAATTGTTTCTCAGCTCTACATCAGAGACAACTGTCACCCCTTCAAAGCTAGTCTGCTGGTCTGGGTTCAGCTGCCCCTGTGGATCAGCTTTTCTCTGGCCCTCCGAAACCTGAGTCTGGATCAGTCTG agctgcagtctgATCTGGCAGCGGGAGGCGCCCTTTGGTTCCCTGACCTGACCTTACCTGACCTGACCTGGATCCTACCGATCTGTCTGGGACTCACCAACCTGCTCATCGTAGAG GTGTTTTCTCTTCAGAGAGTAAACCCGTCTCGTTTTCAGAGGATTGTGACGAACTCCATCAGAGCGTTCTCGGTGCTGATGATCCCCATCGCTGCTTCAGTTCCTTCA TCCTTGGCTCTCTACTGGTTCACCTCCAGTCTGGTGGGATTCAGTCACAACCTTGTCCTTCGGTCTCCTGCGATCCACAAAATCCTGAACCTCCCGACCGTCCGATCACAATCTCCATACAGAGACCTTCTGTCTGCCTTCATCAGCAAATACTGCAAATAA
- the LOC129090233 gene encoding cytochrome c oxidase assembly protein COX18, mitochondrial isoform X3, whose product MMKMWHSLIQSPVCLFMFQEGVNMLSVGGAVRSGVLQLPVRGVSYRTSPPPGLTCSAPSSARLPAVCCRNLHVRTLSGVGTLSGVGTLSGVGTLSGVGTLSGVGRPSGVGSPSGVGTLSGVGTLSGVGSLLGVGTLSGFRTPSGVRRLSGRADAAGWYSSLSDSAPVHLCETFLVSVQQVEALQAEISELAKRLRYEVSLRAKERSWTEKQSRFHFKKNLRQIVSQLYIRDNCHPFKASLLVWVQLPLWISFSLALRNLSLDQSELQSDLAAGGALWFPDLTLPDLTWILPICLGLTNLLIVEVFSLQRVNPSRFQRIVTNSIRAFSVLMIPIAASVPSSLALYWFTSSLVGFSHNLVLRSPAIHKILNLPTVRSQSPYRDLLSAFISKYCK is encoded by the exons atgatgaagatgtggCACTCTTTAATTCAGAGTCCTGTTTGTCTCTTCATGTTTCAGGAGGGGGTCAACATGTTGAGTGTGGGGGGGGCGGTGAGGTCAGGCGTCCTGCAGCTTCCTGTACGAGGAGTCTCGTACAGGACATCACCGCCACCTGGTCTCACCTGTTCTGCACCTTCATCAGCCAGACTCCCTGCAGTCTGCTGTCGCAATTTACACGTAAGGACCCTGTCAGGAGTCGGGACCCTGTCAGGAGTCGGGACCCTGTCAGGAGTCGGGACCCTGTCAGGAGTCGGGACCCTGTCAGGAGTCGGGAGGCCATCAGGAGTCGGGTCGCCATCAGGAGTCGGGACCCTGTCAGGAGTCGGGACCCTGTCAGGAGTCGGGTCACTTTTAGGAGTCGGGACCCTGTCAGGATTCAGGACGCCATCCGGAGTCCGGAGGCTCTCAGGTCGGGCAGATGCAGCCGGCTGGTACAGCAGCCTCTCGGACTCGGCTCCGGTTCACCTGTGTGAAACCTTCCTGGTGAGCGTGCAGCAG GTGGAGGCACTGCAGGCAGAGATCTCGGAGCTGGCGAAGAGACTTCGATACGAAGTTTCACTCCGAGCGAAAGAGAGAAGCTGGACGGAGAAACAGAGCCg gttCCATTTCAAGAAGAATCTGCGTCAAATTGTTTCTCAGCTCTACATCAGAGACAACTGTCACCCCTTCAAAGCTAGTCTGCTGGTCTGGGTTCAGCTGCCCCTGTGGATCAGCTTTTCTCTGGCCCTCCGAAACCTGAGTCTGGATCAGTCTG agctgcagtctgATCTGGCAGCGGGAGGCGCCCTTTGGTTCCCTGACCTGACCTTACCTGACCTGACCTGGATCCTACCGATCTGTCTGGGACTCACCAACCTGCTCATCGTAGAG GTGTTTTCTCTTCAGAGAGTAAACCCGTCTCGTTTTCAGAGGATTGTGACGAACTCCATCAGAGCGTTCTCGGTGCTGATGATCCCCATCGCTGCTTCAGTTCCTTCA TCCTTGGCTCTCTACTGGTTCACCTCCAGTCTGGTGGGATTCAGTCACAACCTTGTCCTTCGGTCTCCTGCGATCCACAAAATCCTGAACCTCCCGACCGTCCGATCACAATCTCCATACAGAGACCTTCTGTCTGCCTTCATCAGCAAATACTGCAAATAA
- the LOC129090233 gene encoding cytochrome c oxidase assembly protein COX18, mitochondrial isoform X2: MLSVGGAVRSGVLQLPVRGVSYRTSPPPGLTCSAPSSARLPAVCCRNLHVRTLSGVGTLSGVGTLSGVGTLSGVGTLSGVGRPSGVGSPSGVGTLSGVGTLSGVGSLLGVGTLSGFRTPSGVRRLSGRADAAGWYSSLSDSAPVHLCETFLVSVQQVSGLPWWLSIIVATLSVRTLVTLPLATYQMVIMAKVEALQAEISELAKRLRYEVSLRAKERSWTEKQSRFHFKKNLRQIVSQLYIRDNCHPFKASLLVWVQLPLWISFSLALRNLSLDQSELQSDLAAGGALWFPDLTLPDLTWILPICLGLTNLLIVEVFSLQRVNPSRFQRIVTNSIRAFSVLMIPIAASVPSSLALYWFTSSLVGFSHNLVLRSPAIHKILNLPTVRSQSPYRDLLSAFISKYCK; the protein is encoded by the exons ATGTTGAGTGTGGGGGGGGCGGTGAGGTCAGGCGTCCTGCAGCTTCCTGTACGAGGAGTCTCGTACAGGACATCACCGCCACCTGGTCTCACCTGTTCTGCACCTTCATCAGCCAGACTCCCTGCAGTCTGCTGTCGCAATTTACACGTAAGGACCCTGTCAGGAGTCGGGACCCTGTCAGGAGTCGGGACCCTGTCAGGAGTCGGGACCCTGTCAGGAGTCGGGACCCTGTCAGGAGTCGGGAGGCCATCAGGAGTCGGGTCGCCATCAGGAGTCGGGACCCTGTCAGGAGTCGGGACCCTGTCAGGAGTCGGGTCACTTTTAGGAGTCGGGACCCTGTCAGGATTCAGGACGCCATCCGGAGTCCGGAGGCTCTCAGGTCGGGCAGATGCAGCCGGCTGGTACAGCAGCCTCTCGGACTCGGCTCCGGTTCACCTGTGTGAAACCTTCCTGGTGAGCGTGCAGCAGGTGAGCGGGCTGCCGTGGTGGCTGAGCATCATTGTTGCTACGCTGTCGGTCAGGACGCTCGTTACTCTGCCGCTCGCCACCTACCAGATGGTCATTATGGCCAAG GTGGAGGCACTGCAGGCAGAGATCTCGGAGCTGGCGAAGAGACTTCGATACGAAGTTTCACTCCGAGCGAAAGAGAGAAGCTGGACGGAGAAACAGAGCCg gttCCATTTCAAGAAGAATCTGCGTCAAATTGTTTCTCAGCTCTACATCAGAGACAACTGTCACCCCTTCAAAGCTAGTCTGCTGGTCTGGGTTCAGCTGCCCCTGTGGATCAGCTTTTCTCTGGCCCTCCGAAACCTGAGTCTGGATCAGTCTG agctgcagtctgATCTGGCAGCGGGAGGCGCCCTTTGGTTCCCTGACCTGACCTTACCTGACCTGACCTGGATCCTACCGATCTGTCTGGGACTCACCAACCTGCTCATCGTAGAG GTGTTTTCTCTTCAGAGAGTAAACCCGTCTCGTTTTCAGAGGATTGTGACGAACTCCATCAGAGCGTTCTCGGTGCTGATGATCCCCATCGCTGCTTCAGTTCCTTCA TCCTTGGCTCTCTACTGGTTCACCTCCAGTCTGGTGGGATTCAGTCACAACCTTGTCCTTCGGTCTCCTGCGATCCACAAAATCCTGAACCTCCCGACCGTCCGATCACAATCTCCATACAGAGACCTTCTGTCTGCCTTCATCAGCAAATACTGCAAATAA